A window of Aquila chrysaetos chrysaetos chromosome 19, bAquChr1.4, whole genome shotgun sequence genomic DNA:
AAACTTTGCAGCACTGGAGatgtattatattttttctgaagggaaTGTGGTGGGCTCAGAGGATGAGAATGCTGATAAATGCAAGAGAGCTTCTAGGCTGCAGTTTCTCCTAGTGCAGTTTACTTTCCAGTTTAGACTGGAGTCCAACACTTGCTGCTTTTAAGGAGGAAACAAGAAACTTTTCCAGGGCAGTTTTGGGGCTGACTGCTGTCATGGAGATAGTTTGTTTGAAATGCCCAGTGCTTGGAGGTGAGCTCATGCTGTCTGACACaagcattttgcaaagctttgaaGACAGCTATTTCCCAGCTTTAGTATTAACTATTTCAGCTTAAATGATGTATAGGCAGATTTGAATCCACTCATTTCAGAGTCTGGAAAGTGGCTCATACCACAGGTATCAAGTGGCAGCAATGTTCAAAGGCTGCATGAATGGTGGCTGCATTCACCAGGAGAACCAAACCTTGGAACCCAAATGGGGAAGATCAAAATGTTCTGTGTCTTCTTTCAATACCCCTAGGAGAAACACTAAGAAAATCTCCCAGGCATTTTCCATCctgttctattttattattcatatgGATTCTCTCACTCCAGGAAGGGTGTCCCAGGTGTTGTGACAGCTGGGAGACAGGCCTATGACTTCTAAGAAGTGCACTGTCACCTCACTTAGCACGTGAAGAGGATGCCTGCAAATGTGTGTGCTCAAACTGCACCAAAGATTAGAGCATGGACCATCCTTCTGCTCCTTGTTGCACAGTGTCAGGTGCCACAGGGGTCCTGGTCCATTACTGGTGTTTTTTTCGTATTACGTCTGTCATCAGAATAGACAGTTAAAATAAGACAGAGCTCCTCTGATAGTACATGGGCTATCAgatgcaaataataaaatgtgactgCTGGTTGAAGCAGCTGTTCTCCACACAGCCCTGCATTTTGTCAATGAGGAGAGAGGTTTGAGGGAAAGCTGGTGCTATCCTGCATCTAGCACAAAAAGACGGTCAGGTAGAAAGCTCTGCACAAAAATCTGGAATAGAAGAAAGTGTGGGAGCAGTGGGAAAGCAGTGCTGAGCCCTGGTGAGAGAGGGCTGAGGACAAAAGTAGGTCTATCTCTTTGCAGACTTGCTCTGAACAGATACGAACATagtgctgcctctgctctggACTGGGTGCTGGATAGCTGTGATGAGCCTGGTGCTGGGCTGGTAACACTGCTGGGAGGTGATGGCTATGGCTGCAGGCTCAATGCCCAGTTAACCGCAATGACAGAGCTAGCTCGCAGCTCTCTGTCTATGGACAACATGCAGGTACACCCAAGGAAACGTTTGCATTGGGTGAATGTCTAAGCTGTGTAGATACCTTCATGGCTCGTACTTCACTCATTGGAGTGTAAATGACATCACTAAATTGCCTTTACTATCTCTTCCCTTAACAAATATTTTAGCCTGAGGATAACCCCTGTTGCAATTCTTTACTGTAGTGTAACTCCTTTGGCACTTCTCTGACTGAATCAGTCTGTACTGGGCAAGTAACTAGGACTTTCTGAGGAGAAAAGCTGGTTGCTTGGGTAGAACAAGGCCACCATCCATCCACAGATATAACGGACTGTTTCCAAGGTTGAACCCTAAGTGTTATTTTAGAGCTAGTCCCCATCCTCCAGATGTTCAAAAACCATACATAGGTTAATATTTGATACCGCTTCATTAATGGTCATTGTTGCACATAACCTACATATTTTGAGGAAGTGTTGCTGTCAATATCTTCACATAAAATTCTGAGGACCATGCATGCTCTGCTCAGTAAATaggggaagagaaaatgggGGAAGATCTGATGCTGCTGGCTATTTTACATCAAAGGTACCTAAAGGCAAAATAGGCATGAAGTGACGGGCGTAAGGCATCTCAACCAGCCCTTGCTGTGTGTGCATCGAGGTAAATAACTGCACAAGAAGCAGGACCATTATTGAAAAGCCTTGGGTTTCCATCTGGTATTTCATTCAGCTTTTCCTGAGATGAGAGGGGCCACATGCTGCTGTGAACAGACATAAAATGAGTGCTCGAAATGAACCTTGTCACTTTGTGGTGGACTGTGGCAAGCCCTGGGGTTCACTGTTGTAAAGTAGTGGCATACACAGTACAAAATCTGAcattaattaaataatgaatttgAAGGAGTAATGGACATGGATttctcttccagtgtttcacagTTAGATCTTGTCAGCCCAGAAACTGGGACATTTATTATTCAAGATTACCTGTCATTACATTTGGATTCAGCCTGATGAAGTGTTTTTGTTATAATGGGGAGGCCTAAGAGCTGAGCAGGAAGACCACAAAGTTACTTGTACGACTAGTTCTCTTGCAGGAATCGCCTGTGTAGACAGAAAGTCTCTTTCATGTTTAATGCCATGTAAAGTGCTGTGTACAGCAACTCACTTTGAACGAATATGAAAGTGATATAATAATACAAAAGTAATATAAAACCTCTTGAGCCATTCATGACAAGAATACcatctttttttgtctcagtGTATTTCAGAGTGCCCTAGGGGAAccttttttccaggagaaaagcTGACTTATGAATTTTCCGACTATATCTAATTGTAAACAGATATTCCCATAACAGAAAATTGAGCTGCCTCAAGACTGTCTTTATCTCTTAAAATCGGATACCCACCTATGGAGGATGTGTGGCCTTGCTGCCAGCTCATGTACTCAGTGATTCTCTTTTGATTTTAGATCTAGTGCTCTCCTGAGATAATAGATGGCTCTGTGGGGCTTACCAATATAGGTATGGAATAAGATAAGTACGTGGTAACCAACTAAAtgtgcaataaaaatgtaacagctTGGAGTGTCAAACCCCTGTTTTCAAAGACTTGGTGGAAAGGGTTAAATATGCTTGTAAGTATACCTGTTGTGAGGCTGCTTCTGGCTGCATGCCAAGTGGCAGGGAGTCCCTTTGGATGTATAAGGGCAAATGATGGCACGGTTAATGCTTCAGAAACCTCTGGAACATCTGGACTTCCAGCAAGGATTAAACAAAGGTAACACTGAATtagctgtgtctgtgtgttCAGATATTCAATGTGCACACAGAAACTCTCAGCTCACAGGTGTTACGGAGGACCATTCACAATCTTTCTAAGCAGGAATTACTTATCAGAGAGAATACCATAGCAGGCAAATTACAAATATGTTGAGTGTGGGAAATGTCTATGAACTTTACAGAGTTAAGGATATTCTCCTTCTCTCCTATGTCTTCCTCAGATTTCTGCCTCCTCTTTTTACTCTTGGTACTGAGGAAAGGGTTTGTTGTTGAAATTTTTGCAGTTCACCCTGGAACTGTCCTTGTCCTTGCTGtttgttcctttccttctcAAGTCCTTCCTGTGCCTGTGGATCATACAACTCTCCAACCACCTTGTTCCTGCATAATGCCCTGTGAGAGGTGGGTTTTGGCTACTCTCTGTCCCTTGCTTGTTATTGTGGTCAGAGTCCTCACATATAAGGTATTACCTACAGCCCCAGAAAGCAGGACAAAATACAAACTCTTGAgaagagctgagctgctggtcTTGATGCTGAAGGAGATGGTGGGTTAAGGAAAAGTACCTATGTGATGGTACATTTCTGACTTCACTACATTTGAATTACTGCAGTCTTGGAAACAAAAATCCTCCAGGTGCCTTATTTGCACCAGGCACCTGGAGATGTTGAGATGCTGTGCTGAGCAGGCTGGAAGGAGAGGTACAGAGCTGGGGCCAGGAGCTGCATGGTGTATTTGAACCTATTCATGGATGAATGTGTGATAGTTATCCCTCTGCATCCTAAGCATTATAATGGAGAGAGGGTGAAGagttccccttcctctcctttgaAACAAGTTTCTGCCAGGGCAGATGatccctcttctccttcttAACTGTCCAGCCCTTACAGTCCTGCCTCCTGCCTTACCTACAGGTGTGGGGATCTTCTGTGCTCACCCCCCAGGAATTTCTTAGGTTTTACATTTGTTGTAAAGCCTAACCACAATGAACACAAAGACCCAGCAAGTATCAGAGTGGCAGCACTAGGTGGAGAAACCAGTAACCTCAGCAGTACAAGTGGAGCTCCAGACCTGCTCCCTGTGAGTGTTGGAGAAGAGTGATCAGCCCCAGGCCCCTGGTGAACCCCACTGAAGGGTCAGTGGAaccaccccctccccagaaGGCCCAGCAGGGGAGTGAGCACCTACAGGTGTGTGGGACTCACAGGGTGCTACAGGGGAAAAGCATTTGGGGATGTTGTACAACTTCTTATGAGGTGTCTTCAGGGGGTTGTGGGCATGTGCAAGAATTATTATGATATATTTAGGGGAAGGATCAAAGGTGGTTCTGCAGCGGGAACAAGTGTGAGGGAAAAGGGGATGAAAGGGGCGGGCCCTGGGGAACAGCTGGCTGGTCAGTACACTTGTCTGACCGAGCCCTGCATCTGATCACCCACAGCCAGCCCTACAGTCTTACTAAACATTCGTATGTAATGATGTAAATAATTATTACTACTAATCATACTAATTATTCTTACATTCTTTCCATCCACCTTCTGTGTGGGCACACCCTCTATTCTGAGCCTGGGTGAGAGACCACCAGCAACCTTCAAGCCAGACTAGTGGGCAGCAGCAtgagagctggagctgggccATGAACCTCAGGGACTGGAGGGTGCTGGTACCGGCACCTGGGGAAACCAGGCCTGAGGCCAGCTCTGGCACAGACTGAGTAGCTAATGCCAGCCACTGGAGAGACCCCTTTTCCACGTGTGAGTATGTATTTCACTAGCAAACATTGATCTTGATCAGCCAGAGAGGAACAGTACCTGTCGCCCATGCTGTTCACGTCTGTGTGAGTCTGTGCAGGTTTAGGCACAGTGTAAAGGCACTGGTCTCTGCTCACCAGTGGctggctgtgtgtgtgtgtgtgtgcatctccTGGTAACATGTCCTCAGCCTTGCTGCAGGTTGGAGCTGGGAGCAAGGAGATGCAGCAACGTTGCATCAGCTGGatgggggcaggaggaaagcCCCAGGTGCTGTAGCCACAGGATCCAGCTACCCGTGACGGACAAAAATGCACACCACTCCTTGTGCAAGGACAGATTCAAGGTTTAATGGTAGACCACTTTGTAGATGCTGGCATGAGGTAGGGGTCAGGCTTATTCACAGCAGAAGACTCTCATGTCATTGAGAGCTGTGTGGTCCCCCTTGCCCTGGGGCTCCTCCACCTTTAACTGGAGCCCACAGACGGCCCCAGaggtgcagctgctgctccaggggcTGAAGTGACCCCCTGAAAGTCCCCAGCCCTCCAGCTTTGTCCCATCTGAGCAGGCAAACCTCACATTGTTGGCCGCTGTGTTGTCATGCAGGTGCTGCGCCTCTTCCACATGCAGCGAGAAGGAAACCAGCTTTTttctggggcagagctgggcctCAGTCCAGTTTCCCCACCtgccagagaagagaaaaactcACCAAGAGGTATTcagcctctgctgtgctgcaatCAAAACCGCAACTCACGTGGGATCCTGGTAGCCCTGGGGCAAGGGACCTACACAGGGATGGTGGGTTTCTATGAGCATCTGTTTCACTCTGCTTCCCCATCATGCCCTAGATGCCTAGTCACCATCAACCCTGGGCTGCCGTGTTGCTGCAGAACTCCTTGGGAATGTCAGCTGCTTGCTTTGTCCATGTTACTTAATATCAATGTCCTTTTCAAAGTAAGCAtttgaggaaaaggagaaagaacaggTTTAAAAGATCTGCATTTTTTTGAACTCTCCTTTATCTTTCAAAGTACTGTTCCCTTCCCTGGGACCAGATCTCTACCCTAAGACCTTCACACTTTGTGGCCAGGGGGACCTCACCCACCTCCTCAAGCAGGGTGGGGAGTCACCTTCACCGGGGCTGTGGGTGCCTATGGAGAAACCATTGCACTGATTTTCCTTCATGCTCCCCAGAAGCTGCTGCCCTGAAGGAGGACAAGAAAGCAAAGACTACTCACCACCCCATGGAGGACTCGATGACTGTGCCATCTGTGCAGAGCAGGCGGATGCCATTCAGAGCCGTGTCATCGCCAAACAGCCAAAAATCCCTGGTAGGGCTCCACCTtagaagaggggaagaaaatgggagagGTCAGCACCCTCCCCCGTTTAAAAGAAGAGATGAAGTGAGCACTCACCATGAGGGGTGGTAGGAGGCTCCAGGGACAGAGACAGACAGAGGTagtgctgctgagcagggctgtgaGGCAGCTCCATGGCATTTCTCAGAGAGTCCTTTTCGCTGTTGCccatctctgctttttctccaaaCTGTGGAGCAGAGGCTCTGGACACAGGAACATTTGGTGGCTGCTGTCCTGGGTCATGCCCAGCCTCTCGCCGTGTGCTGTGACACCCAGAGCTGGAGTGCTGGCAGGTGGGAGTTGTCCCAGCCCCTTGGGAATGGGCTCTGCAGTACCGACCCCAGGTCTTTTCTTATGCCATGGACTCCTCTGCTAAGAAATCTCTCACTGGCAGAGAGCCTTGAGAGCTACCCTACACTAGAGAGTTCTTGCTGATAAGCCTGCATGAGCAATACAGATACAATGCAAACTGCTGCAATGGGGCAAAGTGTTGTGGCCAGCCGTGCTGAGACCAGAACAAAATAGCATCATTTCACAGCACggtttttttcccacctcaAAGAAGGTGTGAATCCTTACCTTCACTTCAAATCCCTTAGCGTAGCTGCTGGGACAAAAGCGTTTGTGCCCCCAAGAGCCCCAGGGGCCTCCATTGGGCACTGTGAGGATGGACCCATATTCCCTTGCCTCCATGccctggaggcagcaggagcccagcaggcagaggaTGGCCGGGACGAGCAGCGGCATTGCTGGGGACTTGCTCAGTGCCTTGCTGTACAGAGGTGGTGGCACAAGGGAATTTATGAGTCAGAAGAGTGCATGGGAGTCCTTGGGGACTGTCAACAAACCCCATGGGGAGTGCTAGTTGTTGCTATGTACTGCTCCTGTTGACTGCCTGTCCGTTAGTGGTGGTGCCACCCTTGCCAGGCAGAAGAGGTGTCACTTGTATGCACTGGCTGGGGGGGCTTGCAAGGGCTGTGAAAAACTTGTGGATGTGAGGAAAGTGAAAGcgggcagagctgggaccaCTCCCCACAGGGGTGCTGTGGTTTGGAGGAGGGTCCTGGCAATGCTGCAAGGAGGGTGTTGGAGAGATTGAGGTGGCAGGAGGAGTGGTGGactggaaggagaagaaaccTCTAAAGGGGCTGAGGCAAAATGGAGCTGGAGGGGCCTCAGGGTCCTTTGCCCTGTGGAAGTCCTCACCTGCTTCCTCTTCCTcgctttccttctctcctcacCATCCCACTGCAGTTGAGGGAAGTGCCTGCACTGGAAGCCAGTGCATTTTGCTCGGGGACATCCATGCAGTCTAGGTGACTACATAAAGGGTGACAACCCCTTttcacagggcaagtgctccagctgCCAACCATCTCATGTGGCCTTTGCTGAACTCACTCCAATTTattcatgtctgtcttgtactgggggcAGGTGAATGGGAGCAAAACTACATGCAGTCCCATCatcccatggacttgtgcagacacagctcccagctgctcAGGTGTATCTTTAGGAGGTGGGAGCATAGGGAGAGGGTGGGAGTTTCCAGCAGAAGCAGACCCTGCTTCTGCTGTTCCACTCTCAGATGTAAGTTCCTGTTGCATGCCTTGTTCCTCCAGAGGGACTAGCCAGAGAAGAAACCTCTGCTGACAGCAATATTCAAGAGTGTCCTGTGAGTAGTTGCAGAGTAGGAGGATAAGCTGCTTACTGTTCCATTGAAGAGTCAATAATGATGCCACCTGGGAGAGTTGTCCTGTGAGGTCTATATCAGCAGTATATCCTACACTATAAACACAGCCAACATAGGGAGAAAGAGTTATTCCAGGATTCAATTACTGAAGAATGGAATAGCCTGCTTCTGTAATAACCATTTTGTGCAGGTGAAGGAGGAAGTGTTACTTTCAGCTGAAATCCTCTGATGTTACCGTATGGGTAAAATTGTAAAGATCCTCAGTTACTCACAGCAACCCACAGGAGACAATGAAGATGTCCTAGTGTGTCGTTGTATCTCAAAGGCAGAAGGAACCTggcagaaagaagacaaaagggATGAAGGGCTGTGTGGTCAGGGTCCTGGACTGGAGAACAAATAGCTCATGGATACTTTGCCACTTCAGGAAGGATAGGACTTTCTAGGCTTGAAGTGTTGACTGGATTTCCTCCTAAGAGTGGCAGCAACGCCAGCAAGACCAATGGGCCACTGCCAGGTACCATATCTAGTAAAGAGATGTGAATAAGTGATATGATCAACCCTCTTCATTAACCATGCTGGCTGCATGATGAGGCTTTCAGGCTATGTGGAAAGTTACGGCTTTAGGGTGGAGCAGTGGCAGAGATACCTAGAACCATAAAAGGATCTTAAGGGGAAGCAGTGAAGAGGAGCTAGGTGGGGAAGGAGGCCCCAAAATGGATAGACATGTTTTACAGTTTGTAGTTATATCCACAGAGCTGAAGATTGCTCTGTTTGAATCCCTCTTATTGAGAGggtctgttttctttgtcttccaCTTTCACACAACTTCTCCTGTTTCCTCTCTGTTGATCCATCTGAGCTCCAGCCCCAACGGTTCTGCCACTGCAGGTAGGAGAAGGGGGATCCTGGCTGGGAAAAGACCCTGTTCTGcatctttgctgattttttttcattgctccCTTTTGGCTAcctggggaggaggtggcagaggcAGTGGCACCGGGTCAGTAGTTCTGTGGTATTCCAGTAGGAAGCAGTGAAAACAATTCACACTAGTAATTAACTCTGCCTGTGGGAGAAAGCAGACACCGTATGCATTTCTATAACTTCAGAGTGGTGAGCTAGGAAACAAACAAGGAACTAATCTGAGATTTATGTTCCCCCTCTTGTCTCTCATTAATTTTTATCCCTTCCAGTGTGATGAACCTCCTTCTTGAGTCAAAGAAACTCCCCCCACCCTCTAAAGAAAACCTTCCCAGCTCTAGGAGTAAGGCACGGACTGGAATGGAAATGCTGGGATCAATATCAGCAGTTGAATTTGGGCTGCTGGGTTGCAGGGCCAATGAGTACTTTTGCATAAATCTACTCATATGCTTGAACTTCCCTGAGTATCCAGCGATGTCTTTGATATATCTGCTAATGAATATTTTCTCATCTGGGGAAGCTCTTTCTCTTCACCccctgcttctttttctcttctgttatcCTGCAGTCCTCCAGCCAGGCAGGGGAAGTACCAGCTTGCAAGTCCAGGATGGATAGATTTTTCATTATGTTAGATTGGAAAGCTGGAGTTTGAACTTCTCAGTGAGTCTGGCAACTTCTTTACTGGTTAGCTTTGGCAGGTAGTTGTAGGGTCATGTTATGTgacatatctttttttccttttaattgaaTTATTGGAAGACAGGATAGCATTAGACTCAGCAATAGAAGTGAAGACATGATAGCCAGTGTAGAACAAAGACcagttctgtatttttgcaaatgtataAACCAGAAAGCAatatctcttattttttttttggacaactTAAGCCCTCCTCCCTATGATAAAAAAGAACTGAgttacattgaaaaaaaatctttgaaaccAGGGCAGGTgcttaaaataatcagaaatcaGCAGAATAGAAAAATGTACTCACAGAGCCAAAATATCAAGATAAAAGAGTGAAGTGGTTGCAGTAGCCTTGTTGACAATGCATATACACGTTTACATTGTAGATACCCAAGTGTACTTTAGGTGAATCCCACTTTCTGTGGGCCAGAAggtattttgttatttactgTCCATTTACAAGACGGTGGGGCTCTCCAGGGGAGGCACAGGAGCTGTGTTCTCAGCTGGCCTTCTTCTCTAACATAAACCTTCTTAGATGATGATGAGAAAAAGTTAACTTTAAGTTGTATGTGGACTGAAAACATTCTTGTAATGGACTTTGTAATGTCATTGGAGATAAAGCCAATTAAATTGTTACCATATCTGGAAACTAAAAATAGTTTTTGGATTTTGGATTCTTTCATGATGCCAAGGGGCCAGTCAGCCTTTGAAGCATGTAGCACTCCTGCTGCTTGTCatgtcagtttaaaaacagatgcagaGGCTCAAAACTTTCTATGCAACTAAGGTGTTCTTTGAGGGCCAAGAGACAGGCACTGACTGACACCATTGGTGCACCTAGACCAGAAACACAAGCATATTGCCAGCTGGTTGTGGAACAGCACTACTTGCCTACAACATAAGAGTGGTGAGGTGTGATTCCCTACATGAGAAAAGTGATGTTTCTCCCTCTTAGAATCATCTGTAATAACATAAAGTTATTAGAGTGAGGCAGAGTCCATGACTTCTCAACACTCTCAGTGCAGAGCAGCTAGTGCTGAGAATTAGCTCTCCAAGGCAAAGGCAGAGGCAAAGACATCTTTTcccttcacattttctttctttatcatTTCTGCTGctacttgctctttttttattgaCTGGTGAGGCCACCAGAGCTGTTGTTCCGGTTCATCTAAGTTATGACACccccatttatttttctatacaaGAGAACACCTGTGACCTTTTTGtctgagctgcttctgcagtcaGTGGGGATGCACACACTCGGTGAAGTCTGGAAATTGAATCCATCGAACAGCCTTTATGGAGCTGATTCAGCTGCCCAAGGGTAAGGTGTCTAGTGCCACTGGAGACTCCATAGGGTATTCCATATTGCTTCTGCTTACCAAGCCAGAAGGTGCAcggttttttttttgtttttttttttaggcgTGGTAATAAGAAACTGGGGTCTACCTTATGtttccctctattttttttccctattgttatatctttcttatttcatgATAATAATTTCtcacagatatttttgtctCAGCTGAATCCAATTTCTATGGATTCTTCATGAGGAcagagaaggttttttttctggagagaaTCTGTAGTAGGGAACTGTTGGTAGTGGATACAGTCATTAAAAGTTGCAAGTGAAATAGATGGCAAGTTTATCACACTGTGTGGTGGTttaaccttggctggctgccagatgcccactCAGCTGCGCTgtctttccccctcctcagcaagacagggagagaaaacaagatgaaaacctcatgggtcaagataaggacagggacatcactcaccagttactgtcGGGGCAAAACAAATTTGTCTTGGGGAaggtta
This region includes:
- the LOC115353615 gene encoding LOW QUALITY PROTEIN: vitelline membrane outer layer protein 1-like (The sequence of the model RefSeq protein was modified relative to this genomic sequence to represent the inferred CDS: deleted 1 base in 1 codon), which codes for MPLLVPAILCLLGSCCLQGMEAREYGSILTVPNGGPWGSWGHKRFCPSSYAKGFEVKVEPYQGFLAFGDDTALNGIRLLCTDGTVIESSMGWWGNWTEAQLCPRKKLVSFSLHVEEAQHLHDNTAANNVRFACSDGTKLEGWGLSGGHFSPWSSSCTSGAVCGLQLKVEEPQGKGDHTALNDMRVFCCE